GGGGATCGATTTCTGTGGTGACTATGGCTGCCCTCAGCCCATAGAAATGATTCAGTTCAACGTGAGTATAGTTAGCAGTTCACTGCGTTCTATGTTTGTACCTGTGGGAATGGTTTATGGCCCGTTTTTTAGTCCATAACGAGCGATGCGCCGACAGCACGTGTCCCAACCGAGAGGCCTGAGGTCGacccgaaattggtcctcgggccacATTAACATTTTATGGGTTTCTGTCACCCCCTGCTGTGTCTCCACGGGCAGCTTGTTCATTTTACTAAGAAGAATATCGGGCCACTTGTCTCTCCAGCAGTGGCTGTAAGCTAAACCCTGGGAGTGGGGGGTTGGTGTGGCCACAGAGAGGGGGCATTGGGGCGATGGCAGGGACTGTGGAGtcggggagcactcctgcttctcctggctccactcAATCCAAGTCGGTTTCTGAAAGGAAGCTTGTAACAAGCATAAGGCACCTACTTTACATATGTAAGAGACCCAACGCATTTTTTGGGCAGCCCCCCAGGATGCTGGCGAAGCCATATCAATATTGTGACGCCTTTAATGCAGGCACAGATTGGGCCTGAGGCTTTGCACTCTGAAATTATGCCTTTTTGTCCCAGTCTTCTTCACAGAAATGCGGACCAATTTCTAACCCAGTGGAATTTCCCTGTATATATAAAGTGGGAAAAGACTCACAGGGAAACACGGTACCTGGACAATGGGTCATTAGCACTGATTCAGTCTGGGAGGATTTTAATGTTCTCCATGTTTGCTTATTGAAAACCCATAAGGACcaaggcccatagtgcaggacatcaccaagggtgaaagagtgagagagacaggaagcTGAGGCCAAGAGCCCATCATAAAATCCTAACTCTCTTTCAAGCCCAGTCCATCCAGGACATGAATACTGCTGCCACACCTGGGCACCTCGGACAGTCCTCTCAACACAGATGTGTTTCAGTAACTGTACAGTTGTGCCATGTGGTAATATCTTTTCTCTTAGAATTATGACGAGATGGAATATTTACCCGTTCAATGGATTGTAACAGAAGTTAATGGAATGGATATCAAGAGTGCACTCGCGACTGGCCTGGACAAACTACAGAATTATTCATGGTTTTTGAATGCTGCAGGTACATGAGATATTCCTTCATTGTAACAATAGAATATAAAACAACCCTTCGCTGTTTGAAATGTTTTCTTTGAAACTTCCTGtatagagagacacactgaccaaatAATGCCACCATTGTCAATCCCAAGGGTTGTGCTAGGATTGTGCCCATTGTGCCCTCCATAACTGACCCAGCCTCAGTTTGTGAGATCATTGACATGTTGCTGGTGGGCAGAAGTGCCACATGGGCTACTTCTTTGGTGCTCGCAGGCCCTGTGTGCCCAGAATCTGACGAGGCTGCCCACACATGGGGGTTTGGGATACCAAGCTCATGTTCCGACTCCAGCCATGGCCCTTGAATTGTCTCTGGATAATAAAGGTTCTTTGCCAGACCTGAACCAGAGTCCACATACACCCTTGTGGAAGCCCATACTCTTCATTTCTCTCAGCTCACTGGCTGCTACTGGAATGCCGGGTCCTGACTGAGGCTCAGTTCTgtttagagaaggttaagagcagatttgataaagatgttcaaaatcatgaatggttttgatagaataaataaggagaaacagtttccagtggcagaagggtcggtaaccagaggaggcagatttcaggtgattggcaacagaaccagaggcgacacgaggaaacattGTGTTGCACAGAGAGTTGTTGCCTGAAAGCagagtgaaagcagattcaatagtaatattcaaaagaATATTGGATAAATAGCTGAAGGGAAAAAATGCAGGGCTGTGGTTACGAACATGGGAGTGGATTAGTTAGAAAGCTCTACAAAGAGCGAGCcactttctgtgctgtaccattctatcattctgtgattcagtGTATCACATGAGTGTCTTCCACACCCCAGCACTGTCCCCCTGCCCCAACCTGTAACTTCagactcaccatgagcaatgccacaggtgaCCTTCTAGTAGAATGCTGTAACAGTGTTTTCTCTGTCTGCAGATACAATTGTTCCTGTTTCTGCACCTTGGGGACTTCAGGGATACTTGGTAAATGGCACAATACAACAGAAATTCGGGGTATTTGTTGTACTAGTTCCTGAACTCACCAGCCCACCTGAACCAACGGATCCAACCATTAAAATAGGAATGTCACATATCGGCTGGTTCTATGTCAGGTGAGTTTAGTTGGTGATATATTGTGATTGATATTTCTTTACATCAGATATTTAGCCAACATTATTTAACCTGTAGCAAGCCTGTGATTAATGGGCTGGTCCAGTCAGGTGGGTCGTTGGCCAACATTAATCGTGTAATAAGTTGTTTTGTGTCTCACAACCTTCAGTTCCTTCCTCTGAGGACACTGCTGGACCTCCACACTCACATCACTCAGGTTCATATCGAGCACTGGACATAGCTGAGTCACAATTCCTcgggacgtgattccaggatgtgaATTCTACACCAATGTAACTAAAGTAGTTGGGCTTTTCCCTGCTGGAGTGTCGCAGGAGTATAGACTTCCTCATTGTAACAATAATGGGGCTGGCTCCTGTTTTCAGacattctcacacacaccacaTTCTGGGGGTTATTTtgaccaaagggtgaaaacaggcgctaaatggctgcagtgctaataagactaacctatttgaaagtctggatttagcacacaatttgggtcctaattgctgattaccaaaaTTTGAACTTGCTGGAGATGGTACAACACAAACCTGCAGGTttaacactcaagtgctgattagacacctttttcatggagcagtatatgtggccttctcgcacccacttccactgaaggtgtggagtgctctggctggtacACAGCAGcgcattgcaggatggctcagggaccgagggagagggtgcaaaggTTCTCGGATGTGGTACTGGAGACTGGGGTGGAGGAGTTCCAGAGGAGGAGGGACGTCTTGTACCCTCAGGGGGGGAAGGACATCACCTCGCCCTCATGTCCATCTCTTCTACAGCATCTGGTGCTGCTCTGCCAGGCCTCATGTCCTACTCCCATTCCTCGTCCAACCCAAGAGGTGCCCTCGCAGAtgaccatgaccaagcactccctttctcctggtgactcccataaggtgtccaataaggtggagtagctCAGCACTTACtcattttaggtgaagtcctcagaaaaATTCTGGAATAAATGTTACTCAAGTGTTGGTgaggtcttgacaaagtgtcccagaaagtctgctGATGTGCCTCAAAAGTTCTCTTCACAACTGCAGCAGCAAtgaatttttgatgaggtaaccaggagattcgatgagggtagtgcatttgatgtagtgcatatcaattatagcaaggcttttgataatgtgccacatggcagactggtcaggaaagtaaaagcacatgggatccagggcaaagtggcaagttgtatccaaaattggctgagaggcaggaagcaaaatgtaatggttgatgggtgtttttgtgactggaaggctgtttccagtggggttccgcagggctcagtaccaggtctcaTGCTTTTTGTGATTATATAACAATGATTTACACATGAAtgtagggggtacgattaagaagtttgcaaattatactaaaattggctgtgtggttgataatgaagaagaaatctgtagactaaacggtggaacagtggaggacttttaaggagctctttcatagagctcaacaaaaatatattccagtgaaaaagaagggtggtaagagaagatataaccagccgtggataaacaaggaaataaaggagagtattaaattaaaatccaatgcatataaggtggccaaggttagtgggaaactaaaagattgggaacattttaaacgacagcaaagaatgaataataaagcaataaagaaaggaaagacagattacgaaagtaaacttccacaaaacataaaaacaggtagtaaaagcttttaccgatatataaaacggaaaagagtgactgaagtaaatgttggtcccttagaagatgagaagggggatttaataatgggaaatgtggaaatggctgagacctgaaacaattattttgcttcgatcttcacagtggaagacacaaaaaccatgccaaaaattgctggtcacgggaatgtgggaaaggaggaccttgagacaatcactatcactagggggtggtgctggacaggctaatgggactcaaggtagacaagtcccctgggcctgatgaaatgcatcccagggtattaaaagagatggcagaagttataacagttgcattcgttataatctaccaaaattgtctggagtctggggaggtaccagcggattggaaagcagctaatgtaacgcctctgtttaaaaaagggggaagactaaaggcaggtaactataggccagttagtttaacatctgtaggggggaaaatgcttgaagctatcattaaggaagaaatagcgggacatctggataggaataatgcaatcaagcagacgcaacatggattcatgaaggggaaatcatgttcaactaatttactggaattctttgaggatataacgagcatggtggatagaggtgtaccgatggatgtggtgtagttagatttccaaaagcattcgataaggtgccacacaaaagtttactgcagaagataaaggtacgcggagtcagaggaaatgtattagcatggatcgagaattggctggctaacagaaagcagagagttgggataaatgggtccttttcgggttggaaatcggtggttagtggtgtgccacagggatcggtgctgggaccacaactgtttacaatatacatagatgacctggaagaggggacagagtgtcgtgttacaaaatttgcagctgacacaaagattagtgggaaagcgggttgtgtagaagacacagagaggttgcaaagagatttagatcggttaagtgactgggctaaggtttggcagagggaatacaatgtcggaaaatgtgaggtcatccaccttgggaaaaaaacagtaaaagggaatattatttgaatggggagaaattacaacatgctgcggtgcagagggacctgggggtccttgtgcatgaatcccaaaaagttagtttgcaggtgcagcaggtaatcaggaaggcgaatggaatgttggccttcattgcgagagggatggagtacaaaagcagggaggtcctgctacaactgtacagggtattggtgaggccacacctggagtactgcgtgcagttttggtcaccttattaaggaaggaaatactagctttggagggcgtacagagacgattcactaggctgattccggagatgagggggttaccttatgatgatagattgagtagactgggtctttactcgttggagtttagaaggatgaggggtgatcttatagaaacatttaaaataatgaaagggatcaacaagatagaggcagagaggttgtttccactggtcggggagactagaactagggggcacagcctcaaaatatgggggagc
This genomic stretch from Pristiophorus japonicus isolate sPriJap1 chromosome 7, sPriJap1.hap1, whole genome shotgun sequence harbors:
- the LOC139266681 gene encoding heme-binding protein 2-like, translating into MLRLCLTVSVLFGRQIAAKEEYHEGIDFCGDYGCPQPIEMIQFNNYDEMEYLPVQWIVTEVNGMDIKSALATGLDKLQNYSWFLNAADTIVPVSAPWGLQGYLVNGTIQQKFGVFVVLVPELTSPPEPTDPTIKIGMSHIGWFYVRTFDTKVDDQQYEGRVIEFLNDLEKDKQSFDRSFFYLVFFNTNGLMEVAFNKIGE